In Phreatobacter stygius, a genomic segment contains:
- the purD gene encoding phosphoribosylamine--glycine ligase, giving the protein MNVLLVGGGGREHALAWAISASPLLTTLYCAPGNPGIAEVATLVPLDVTDHAAVVAFCQSAKIDLVVVGPEAPLVAGLVDDLNGHAIKAFGPTRFAARLEGSKGFTKDLCRDFGIPTAAYERFTEAEPAKAYIRARGAPIVIKADGLAAGKGVVVAMTLTEAIEAVDMMFSGGLGEAGAAVVVEEFMTGEEASFFALCDGQTALALATAQDHKQVGDGDTGPNTGGMGAYSPAAVMTPELIERTMAEIIKPTLAAMTAKGHPFQGVLFAGLMITTEGPKLIEYNCRFGDPECQVLMMRLKDDLLTLLFGAVDGQLKTMSARWFDEMALTVVMAAKGYPGAPEKGTVIRGLDQLKALDGAEIFHAGTALKDGQLVANGGRVLNVTAVGATVAEAQAKAYEAVDKIDWPGGFCRRDIGWRAVERERAAKR; this is encoded by the coding sequence ATGAACGTGCTTCTGGTCGGCGGCGGAGGCCGCGAACATGCCTTGGCCTGGGCGATCTCGGCCAGCCCGCTGCTGACAACGCTCTATTGCGCGCCGGGCAATCCCGGCATCGCCGAAGTGGCGACACTGGTGCCGCTCGATGTGACCGATCACGCGGCGGTGGTCGCTTTCTGCCAATCGGCCAAGATCGACCTCGTGGTGGTCGGTCCCGAGGCGCCGCTGGTGGCGGGCCTGGTCGACGACCTCAATGGCCATGCGATCAAGGCCTTCGGGCCGACACGCTTCGCCGCCCGGCTCGAAGGCTCGAAAGGCTTCACCAAGGACCTCTGCCGCGACTTCGGCATTCCGACCGCGGCTTATGAACGTTTCACCGAAGCCGAACCGGCCAAGGCCTATATCCGCGCCCGGGGCGCGCCGATCGTGATCAAGGCCGACGGCCTGGCCGCCGGCAAGGGTGTCGTCGTGGCGATGACCTTGACCGAGGCGATCGAGGCCGTCGACATGATGTTTTCGGGCGGCCTCGGTGAAGCCGGCGCGGCAGTTGTCGTCGAAGAGTTCATGACCGGTGAGGAAGCGTCCTTCTTTGCGCTCTGCGACGGCCAAACGGCCCTGGCGCTGGCGACCGCCCAGGACCACAAACAGGTCGGCGACGGCGATACCGGGCCGAATACCGGCGGCATGGGCGCCTATTCGCCGGCCGCGGTGATGACGCCCGAGCTGATCGAACGAACCATGGCGGAGATCATCAAGCCGACGCTCGCGGCGATGACGGCCAAGGGCCATCCATTCCAGGGCGTGCTGTTCGCCGGGCTGATGATCACCACCGAAGGCCCGAAGCTGATCGAATATAACTGCCGCTTCGGCGACCCCGAATGCCAGGTGCTGATGATGCGCCTGAAGGACGACCTGCTGACGTTGCTGTTCGGCGCGGTCGATGGCCAGTTGAAAACCATGAGCGCACGCTGGTTCGACGAGATGGCGCTGACCGTCGTGATGGCGGCGAAGGGCTATCCGGGCGCGCCGGAAAAGGGCACCGTCATTCGCGGCCTCGACCAGTTGAAGGCCCTCGACGGCGCCGAAATCTTCCATGCCGGGACAGCCTTGAAGGACGGCCAACTGGTCGCCAATGGCGGCCGCGTGCTGAACGTCACGGCGGTCGGCGCGACCGTCGCGGAGGCCCAGGCCAAGGCCTATGAGGCGGTCGACAAGATCGACTGGCCGGGCGGGTTCTGCCGCCGCGACATCGGCTGGCGGGCGGTGGAACGGGAACGCGCGGCCAAACGTTAA